CCCGACTGACGCCCTGCTGAGTCCGGGGAAGCCGACCGGACCTTTCGATGTCATCCCGAAGGAGCGCCCACCCCGGATCTGCCCATACGCCGTACTTCGCAGCGACTGAGGGATCCGCCACACACGCCGCGATCCGCACTGGATCATGCCCACTCCCCAGCTTGGTCCATTCGACGGAGTTAAAAGTGAAATCGGGTGCAGCCGCGGCTCTGGAGCGCTTCGGCCTGCTGTGTGGCGGATCCCTCAGTCGCTGCGTACTGCCTTCACGCGTCAGGTCTCCCGGGGCCGCTCCATCGGGATGACAGTGGCGGCTGCTGATGGCTATCGCGGCGCGTCCATCGTGAGCCGCTCAGCAGCGGCGACTCCGCCGGCTGTGACGCGGGCGTGACATTGCCTTAATCGAGCGATAATCCACGGGTGATTCCGCTGGAAGACCAACAGGCATATCTTTGTGGGCGTTGAGGTTGCGGGTCCGGATGATGGACCGCCTGGCTCGGCGGTTGCAAAGACGATAGTGAGCAGTGGGGAGTAGCCGCCGGCGCGTGCAGCGCGCCGGACCGGCGGCCGTCAAGACGGGATCGGACACGATCCCCGGCCGCCGGACGGGAAACCGGGCGAGACCACCGCGGACCTTCTGGGTCACGTGGTAGGGTCTCGCCCTTTTTTGTGTCTCGCAGCGGGAGAAGGCCGATGGTTGCGTACGTGATCTGGACGATGCTGGTAGGGCTGGCCGGGGCCGCGCTGATGCGGTGCCCCGACCGGCAGCCGCGGCTGGTGCCCGTGCCTGTGCGGGCCAGGCGCCCGCGCTGAGGCAGGAGGCGGGTCCGGGCATGTGTCCGGGCCCATGTTGAACCCGGGAGACGACGAGAGATGAACAACATCAAGGTCTTCGCGCTGATGGCCGGCCTGACGGCGCTGTTCGGCGCGGTGGGAGCCATGATCGGCGGCCAGGCCGGGATGCTGATGGCGCTGGCCTTCGCCGGGCTGATGAACGTGGTGATGTACTGGGGCTCGGCGTCGATGGTGCTGCGCATGTATGGCGCGCAGGTGGTCACCGAGCGGCAGGCGCCGGAGCTGTATGCGATGGTGGACCGGCTGCGGCAGCGCGCCGGGCTGCCCATGCCCACGGTGGCCATCGCCCCGCACGCGCAGCCGAACGCCTTCGCCACGGGCCGCAACCCGGAGAACGCGGTCGTCTGCGTAACCGAGGGGCTGATGAAGCTGGTTACGCGCGACGAGCTGGAGGGCGTGGTGGCGCACGAGCTGGCGCACATCAAGAACCGCGACATGCTGCTGCAGACGGTGACGGCCACCATGGCCGGCGCCATCAGCAACCTGGCGCAGTTCGGGCTGTTCTTCGGCGGCAGCGACGAGGACAGCAACCCGTTCGCGGGCATCCTGCTCGCGATCCTGGCGCCGATCGCGGCGATGATCATCCAGTTCGCCATCAGCCGCCAGCGCGAGTTCAAGGCCGACGCGGTGGGCGCGGAGATCTGCGGCCGCCCCCTGTCGCTGGCCAGCGCCCTGCAGCGCCTGGAGGCGGGCGCCCGCCTCGTGCCGATGCACGTGAGCCCCGCGGTGGCCCCGCTGGCGCAGGTGAACCCGCTTCGCGGCGGGGGCATCGGAAAGCTGTTCAGCACGCACCCGCCCACCGAGGAGCGCGTCGCCCGCCTCTCGGAACTCGCAACGGGGATGCGCCTGGCCGCCTGACGCCGGAAGCTGGAACGGAATCGCCGCGCTCTCCTCCGGGAGCGCGGCGATCTCTTTTCCTTCCGCACTAACGCACTCACGCACTTACGCACT
This genomic window from Longimicrobium sp. contains:
- a CDS encoding zinc metalloprotease HtpX, yielding MNNIKVFALMAGLTALFGAVGAMIGGQAGMLMALAFAGLMNVVMYWGSASMVLRMYGAQVVTERQAPELYAMVDRLRQRAGLPMPTVAIAPHAQPNAFATGRNPENAVVCVTEGLMKLVTRDELEGVVAHELAHIKNRDMLLQTVTATMAGAISNLAQFGLFFGGSDEDSNPFAGILLAILAPIAAMIIQFAISRQREFKADAVGAEICGRPLSLASALQRLEAGARLVPMHVSPAVAPLAQVNPLRGGGIGKLFSTHPPTEERVARLSELATGMRLAA